The genome window TGCCGTTCAGTGACCGTTCAATGTTGCCGTCGGAGACGTCCCTAAAAATCGGGCGATTACAGGCGAGAACGTCCGTCTCCAGCCGTCTTTCGCACCCGATCACAACTGTCCCGACGAGCGACCGACGCTGGCGTCGATGTCGGTGCCGGCCGCCACCTACTCGAGCAACTCCGCTGCTTCGTCGACGTCCATCACGTCCTGTTTGACGGCGTTCAGTATCCGGACGATCTCTTCGTCGGGGCCGTCGTTGCCGTCGGCGGCGACGTCTTCGAGCGTGACTTTCTCGCTCTCGCCGACGAACTCGGGGAAGTCGGTTCCCTCCGCAATCGCCGTTTCCTTTTTCACGCGGTAGTTTCCGCCGTCGGTAACGTAGAGGTCGCCGGGGTGAAAGAAATACCAGTCTTCGCGGTCGAATCGGACGCCGATACGGGGTTTCGCGCCGAAGTTGTTCGCGAAGTAGATCAGGGCCTCGACCTCCTCGCCGGTGAGGTAGATCGGGTTTCCAGAACTCGATTTCGCCTCGATCGCATAGAAGACCTCACCATCGCCGGCGAGCACGTCGGGAAGTTCGCGGTCCGTCGCCGAGCCGCTGGCGGGCGCACGCATCACCGCGAAGCCGGCATCGTCGAGTGCGTTGACGAGTTCCCGCTCGCGGCGGTCACCCTTCGCCTGGGACATACCCGCCTCTCTCATGCGGTCGGTAATAAAGGGACGGACCCCGACGCGGAGCCAGCCGCTGTCGGGTAGGGGTCAGAACGCGACGGCGACGACGGCCAGGGCGTCGAAGAGTATCGACGGCGTCTCGGCCCCTTCGAGGTCGAACTCGAGGGCAACGTAGAGCAGGCCGAACTGGACGGCGTTGAACACCGCGTGAGCGGCTGTCGGGACCAGAAGGTTGTCGGTTTTCGCATAGAGATATCCAAAGATGACTGAGCCGCCGAAGATGACCGAGAGTGAGACGGCGGTCGCCAGTGCCGACTCCGCGTAGATGACGTAGACGGGGAGGTGTACTGCGGCAAAGATCACGCTCGCGGCCACGACCGCCTGAATCCGGGAGAACGCGGCATAGAGGCGTTTTTGGATCACATTGCGAAAGAGGAACTCCTCGGCCGGTGCGTTGAACAGGAAGACGATGGCGATCATCACCAGGATCATCGTCTGGTCGTCGCCGACGAACTCGAGAACCTGACTCTCGGCGGCGGGCAACTGCAGTAACTGGATGAGGACACTCACGACGACGAAAAAGAGGATGGCCACAAGCGAACCGCCGGCGAGGTATAGCCAGTCCCGTTCGGTCGGCCACCGGAGGTCGACGAACGACCAGCCGCGGCCGGTCGTTTGGAGGTAGATCGCGCCTGCGAGGGCGAAGCCAAGGAAGTTCAGGACGAAGAAGGCCGTCCGCGTCGCGATTGGCGTCTCTGCCGGCGCGCCGGCGATGGCTGGCTCGAGGACCAGTACAGGGTAGGTCGTCACCTGCGTGGCGGCGATGCCGAAGACGGCCAGTCCGAACGCGACGAGCATCGCCCGGAGCGGGCCGTCCTCGAGTCGCTGCGGAGACGAGTCCATGACCCGATGTACGAACAGGAGGGCCTTTTTCGTTCCCCTCTCGGTCGACGCGACGAGGGGCTCCGGTTAGCTGGCCTCCCTCTCGGCTGGCGTAGCCGTCTCCGGCTCGAACAG of Natrarchaeobaculum sulfurireducens contains these proteins:
- the hjc gene encoding Holliday junction resolvase Hjc, whose translation is MSQAKGDRRERELVNALDDAGFAVMRAPASGSATDRELPDVLAGDGEVFYAIEAKSSSGNPIYLTGEEVEALIYFANNFGAKPRIGVRFDREDWYFFHPGDLYVTDGGNYRVKKETAIAEGTDFPEFVGESEKVTLEDVAADGNDGPDEEIVRILNAVKQDVMDVDEAAELLE
- a CDS encoding CPBP family intramembrane glutamic endopeptidase, coding for MDSSPQRLEDGPLRAMLVAFGLAVFGIAATQVTTYPVLVLEPAIAGAPAETPIATRTAFFVLNFLGFALAGAIYLQTTGRGWSFVDLRWPTERDWLYLAGGSLVAILFFVVVSVLIQLLQLPAAESQVLEFVGDDQTMILVMIAIVFLFNAPAEEFLFRNVIQKRLYAAFSRIQAVVAASVIFAAVHLPVYVIYAESALATAVSLSVIFGGSVIFGYLYAKTDNLLVPTAAHAVFNAVQFGLLYVALEFDLEGAETPSILFDALAVVAVAF